From the genome of Candidatus Margulisiibacteriota bacterium, one region includes:
- a CDS encoding type III pantothenate kinase encodes MKLCIDAGNTSITFGFFANDVLVRKFALPTAAYRKFRLRQKIDRVVYASVVPRLDGYFARYFRRLDFTRLTYQHIKNIRIALLKKSEIGIDRLVNTSGAAVFYGDPLVIIDLGTATTFCVLSRNVYRGGLICPGINLTRLVLHEKTAKLPLIELKHKPPRLIGNSTRRAMQAGIYYGYAALINGLVTALKKEVPRAKIIATGGYAELLAPDIHADIIDTDLTLKSLNLY; translated from the coding sequence ATGAAACTCTGCATCGACGCCGGCAACACTTCTATCACGTTTGGTTTTTTTGCCAATGACGTTTTAGTCCGAAAATTCGCCCTGCCCACGGCCGCTTACCGCAAATTCCGTCTGCGGCAAAAGATCGACCGCGTTGTTTACGCTTCGGTCGTACCCCGCCTGGACGGGTATTTCGCCCGTTATTTCCGCCGTCTGGATTTCACGCGCCTCACTTACCAGCACATCAAAAATATCCGCATCGCCCTGTTGAAAAAATCCGAGATTGGCATTGACCGGCTGGTCAATACTTCCGGCGCGGCGGTGTTTTACGGCGATCCGCTGGTCATCATTGACCTCGGTACCGCGACGACTTTTTGCGTCCTGTCCCGCAATGTTTACCGCGGCGGACTGATCTGCCCAGGCATCAATCTGACCCGTTTGGTCTTGCACGAAAAAACCGCCAAGCTCCCGCTGATCGAATTGAAACACAAACCGCCGCGGCTGATCGGCAATTCCACGCGCCGGGCAATGCAGGCGGGGATCTATTACGGTTATGCCGCGCTTATCAACGGCCTCGTGACCGCGTTGAAAAAAGAAGTTCCGCGCGCCAAAATTATCGCCACCGGCGGCTATGCGGAATTACTGGCGCCGGATATCCACGCCGATATTATCGACACAGATCTGACGCTGAAGAGCTTGAATTTATACTAG
- a CDS encoding lysophospholipid acyltransferase family protein, with translation MPALFVKIALFLLSGAVFALGLHKEVQKNLSLVYSINVTARQTRQYIQKMLTYILETLAIKFMPPRLFAKIISDRGLAPLHEALSYGRGVILLVMHAGNWELFGCALGRFGYRAAAVVNNPRRDKFIAYIDKNRVKCGLEIIDINTQNMYRACFRAFAQNKIVLIAADTGATDSDKNITLRVLDKDLPVATGWATMALRARPLVLPIFNYSEKGQHGYVFGQLLDPANYADEKALLTVALAFYAAQLRARPFEWFLPVSSSEVRKTFG, from the coding sequence ATGCCGGCTTTGTTCGTCAAAATTGCTCTTTTTTTACTCTCAGGCGCGGTCTTTGCGCTGGGGCTGCACAAAGAAGTGCAAAAAAATCTTTCGCTGGTTTATTCCATCAATGTCACCGCCCGGCAGACGCGGCAATACATTCAAAAAATGCTGACCTATATACTTGAAACACTGGCGATAAAATTTATGCCGCCGCGGCTGTTTGCCAAAATTATTTCAGACCGGGGCCTAGCGCCGCTGCACGAGGCTTTGAGCTACGGGCGCGGCGTGATCCTGCTCGTCATGCACGCCGGCAATTGGGAGCTTTTCGGCTGCGCGCTGGGACGTTTCGGCTACCGCGCGGCCGCGGTGGTCAACAATCCCCGCCGCGACAAATTTATCGCTTACATTGACAAAAACCGCGTCAAATGCGGTTTGGAAATCATCGACATCAATACGCAAAATATGTACCGCGCCTGCTTTCGGGCTTTTGCGCAAAACAAGATCGTGCTGATCGCCGCGGACACCGGCGCGACAGACAGCGACAAAAATATTACCCTGCGCGTGCTGGACAAAGACCTGCCGGTGGCGACTGGCTGGGCGACTATGGCTCTGCGCGCGCGGCCGCTCGTCCTGCCTATTTTTAATTACTCGGAAAAAGGCCAGCACGGGTATGTTTTTGGCCAATTGCTAGACCCCGCCAACTACGCTGACGAAAAGGCTCTGCTGACCGTGGCGCTGGCTTTTTACGCCGCACAATTGCGCGCGCGGCCGTTCGAGTGGTTTTTGCCGGTATCCAGCAGCGAGGTCAGGAAAACGTTCGGATAA
- a CDS encoding transcriptional regulator codes for MFEFKCEQKPIVLLRIAPAKSEPIFFFNETYVRIGSHLTKLKGHTDLMRKIYNSQEDWSAKIINAACLHDLDEQALNVAREKFRERHYGLAVENLSGEKFLDKAKLTINGKITNAALLLLGKPEAAHYLSPAIAEITWKLDTLEEKAYDHFGPPFLLNTEKVKERIRNVKQKFFPTHELLATTVDKYDPKTILEALHNCIAHQDYSLRSRIVLTEQADKLIFDNAGTFFEGTPEEYLLGKRTPSSYRNPFLVGAMVNLGMIDTMGFGINRMCVSQRTRYFPLPEYNILANPQKVILQIYGKEIDPNYSNLLIQRSDLSLEQVLALDRVQRGIPIPDDIAKWLKKEKLIEGRKPNYFVGAKVAQLTNQKAEYTKHKALNNKYYQDLIMIMIEQHGSVNRKDINSLLGDKLSDKLTDKQRYKKIDNLIYKLKAAGRIKNIGSYKYPKWTKNN; via the coding sequence GATTTAATGCGTAAAATTTATAATTCTCAAGAAGATTGGAGTGCGAAGATAATAAATGCGGCGTGTCTACATGATTTAGATGAACAAGCCTTAAACGTGGCTAGGGAAAAATTCCGGGAACGCCATTACGGCTTAGCTGTGGAGAATTTGTCTGGAGAAAAATTTTTGGATAAAGCCAAGCTGACAATCAATGGCAAGATTACTAATGCCGCACTGTTATTGTTGGGTAAGCCGGAAGCGGCGCATTATTTGTCTCCAGCCATAGCCGAAATCACCTGGAAACTGGACACTTTAGAAGAAAAAGCTTATGACCATTTTGGCCCGCCGTTTTTACTGAATACGGAAAAAGTGAAAGAGCGCATCCGCAATGTAAAACAAAAATTTTTCCCCACGCATGAGTTGCTGGCGACTACAGTGGACAAATATGACCCCAAGACTATTTTAGAGGCTTTGCATAATTGCATTGCCCATCAAGATTATAGCTTGCGCTCGCGGATTGTTTTGACGGAACAGGCGGATAAGTTGATTTTTGATAATGCCGGCACTTTTTTTGAAGGTACGCCGGAAGAATATTTGCTGGGAAAAAGAACGCCAAGCAGTTATAGAAATCCTTTTTTAGTTGGGGCGATGGTTAATTTAGGCATGATAGACACTATGGGATTTGGCATTAATCGTATGTGCGTTTCACAACGCACCCGTTATTTTCCCCTGCCAGAATATAATATTTTAGCCAATCCGCAGAAAGTTATTTTGCAGATTTATGGCAAGGAAATCGATCCCAATTATTCTAATTTGTTAATCCAGCGTAGCGACCTCTCCCTGGAGCAAGTCTTGGCCTTAGACCGCGTGCAGCGCGGAATACCTATCCCAGATGATATAGCCAAATGGTTAAAAAAAGAAAAACTTATAGAAGGAAGAAAACCAAATTATTTTGTTGGAGCTAAAGTCGCTCAATTAACAAACCAAAAGGCGGAATATACTAAACATAAAGCCCTGAATAATAAATACTATCAAGACTTAATTATGATAATGATAGAACAACATGGCAGCGTTAACAGAAAAGATATTAACAGTTTGCTTGGAGATAAACTATCAGATAAATTGACCGATAAACAGAGGTACAAAAAAATAGATAATCTAATTTATAAATTGAAAGCCGCTGGAAGGATTAAAAATATAGGTAGTTATAAATATCCTAAATGGACAAAAAATAATTAG